A genomic segment from Elusimicrobiales bacterium encodes:
- a CDS encoding patatin-like phospholipase family protein gives MKTLFCLLAAACAVVFPPRACAAPAKQDDVAREFLWQQFRELPADARPRVGVALSGGGAKGFAHVGVLQILSDAGFPVDCLAGTSMGSVVGSMYCAGLPFEKIWEIGGAASFAKVSGDYNAVGMLELVLSQKLFSSEKMESFVNSYMGGKTFDQLKIPFSCSAMDLKTGENIVFREGPVAIAVRASMNIPGLFSPVQYRQRYLVDGGVADFLPVQSARDMGADWVLASVTLGDYSAAKFHSILSYVMQVMDIRGAILAEAAMKKADFVVEPHVSDISFVELNRCPQAGERGVLAMNENIASAEESLIFFSINEIASQYNK, from the coding sequence ATGAAAACATTGTTTTGCCTGCTGGCGGCGGCCTGTGCGGTAGTTTTTCCGCCGCGCGCCTGCGCCGCGCCGGCAAAACAGGACGATGTGGCGCGCGAATTTCTGTGGCAGCAGTTCCGGGAGCTGCCCGCGGACGCAAGGCCCAGGGTGGGCGTGGCGCTTTCCGGCGGCGGGGCAAAGGGGTTTGCGCATGTGGGGGTGCTGCAAATCCTCTCCGACGCGGGGTTTCCGGTGGACTGCCTGGCGGGGACCTCCATGGGCTCGGTGGTCGGCTCCATGTACTGCGCGGGGCTGCCTTTTGAAAAAATCTGGGAAATAGGCGGCGCGGCCTCCTTCGCCAAAGTATCCGGCGACTACAACGCGGTGGGAATGCTGGAACTGGTGCTGTCCCAGAAACTGTTTTCGTCCGAGAAAATGGAGAGCTTCGTAAACTCCTACATGGGCGGAAAGACATTTGACCAGCTTAAAATCCCTTTTTCCTGCTCTGCCATGGACCTCAAAACGGGCGAGAATATCGTGTTCCGGGAAGGTCCCGTCGCCATCGCGGTGCGCGCCAGCATGAACATACCGGGGCTGTTCAGCCCCGTCCAGTACCGCCAGCGCTATCTGGTGGACGGCGGCGTGGCGGATTTCCTGCCCGTGCAGTCCGCGCGCGACATGGGGGCGGACTGGGTGCTGGCCAGCGTAACGCTGGGCGATTATTCGGCGGCGAAATTCCACAGCATACTTTCATATGTAATGCAGGTTATGGACATACGCGGCGCCATTCTGGCCGAGGCCGCGATGAAAAAAGCCGACTTCGTGGTAGAGCCGCATGTAAGCGACATAAGCTTCGTGGAGCTTAACCGCTGCCCGCAGGCCGGAGAGCGCGGCGTGCTGGCCATGAATGAAAATATAGCTTCAGCCGAGGAATCGCTGATTTTCTTTTCAATAAATGAAATCGCGTCGCAATATAATAAGTAG
- a CDS encoding TolC family protein yields MIAALCAAALALCAPAQAAPAHFSPPEETLTLDQALRLGLANNTDVLSAEQDLIIARQRVREAVFLFFPQTSLTGTATKSNLKYPQLLMPETASHILFPSDYENFYTARASLLQPIYVGGRNSSTLRLAKASLMQAQTRYDSAKRDASLAVRKSFYSLLHSSASLAAMDYWIAGMRGAAAQSKPGAWEALEEDAAIEAMSAQKQSAWRSHQNLRLDFLRAINRELDSAVDIAGDFAPQPAKADLGKLTVWAMEMRPELKGETYKAEMDSIAVNLAMSRRYPTVMLGASYDVVGEQFPLKSNSWETTLAVQFPLSYNLWTQVEQKRAEQRQGDLKRSALQDKVRLEIRQAYEDNAFWQEEVPQREAVYRRLAGRYGETARSAVPGISALRAAREVCAAQLAWLEAVRGQLDSRARLEWALGQELPAQ; encoded by the coding sequence ATGATTGCCGCGCTGTGCGCCGCCGCGCTGGCGCTGTGCGCGCCGGCTCAGGCGGCGCCCGCGCATTTCTCCCCGCCGGAGGAGACGCTTACCCTGGACCAGGCGCTGCGGCTGGGGCTTGCCAACAACACCGACGTTCTTTCGGCGGAGCAGGACCTTATAATCGCCCGCCAGCGTGTGCGGGAGGCCGTGTTTTTGTTTTTCCCGCAGACCAGCCTGACCGGCACGGCCACCAAATCCAACCTGAAATATCCGCAGCTGCTGATGCCGGAGACGGCCTCGCATATCCTTTTCCCCAGCGATTACGAGAATTTCTACACCGCGCGCGCCAGCCTGTTGCAGCCGATATATGTGGGAGGCAGGAATTCCAGCACGTTGCGGCTGGCGAAAGCCTCGCTGATGCAGGCGCAGACCCGCTACGATTCGGCCAAGCGCGACGCCTCGCTTGCCGTGCGCAAATCGTTTTACAGCCTGCTGCATTCCAGCGCGTCGCTTGCCGCCATGGATTACTGGATAGCCGGGATGCGCGGCGCCGCCGCGCAGTCAAAGCCGGGCGCCTGGGAGGCGCTGGAGGAGGATGCCGCCATAGAGGCGATGTCCGCACAGAAGCAGTCCGCCTGGCGCAGCCACCAGAACCTGCGGCTGGATTTCCTGCGCGCGATAAACCGCGAGCTGGACAGTGCCGTTGACATTGCCGGCGACTTCGCCCCTCAGCCCGCGAAGGCGGACCTTGGCAAGCTGACGGTGTGGGCCATGGAGATGCGCCCCGAGCTTAAAGGCGAAACCTACAAGGCCGAGATGGATTCAATAGCCGTCAACCTCGCCATGTCGCGCCGCTACCCCACCGTGATGCTGGGCGCCAGCTACGACGTGGTGGGCGAGCAGTTTCCGCTTAAATCCAACTCGTGGGAGACCACTCTGGCCGTGCAGTTCCCGCTCAGCTACAATCTGTGGACTCAAGTGGAGCAGAAACGCGCCGAGCAGCGTCAGGGCGACCTTAAACGCTCCGCCCTGCAGGACAAGGTGCGCCTTGAGATACGGCAGGCCTACGAGGACAACGCCTTCTGGCAGGAAGAGGTCCCGCAGCGCGAGGCGGTTTACCGCCGCCTGGCCGGACGCTACGGGGAGACGGCGCGCTCCGCCGTGCCCGGAATTTCGGCGCTGCGCGCCGCGCGCGAGGTGTGCGCGGCCCAGCTTGCCTGGCTGGAGGCGGTGCGCGGCCAGCTGGACAGCCGCGCCCGGCTTGAATGGGCGCTGGGCCAGGAACTGCCCGCGCAATAA
- a CDS encoding ATP-dependent 6-phosphofructokinase — translation MAKRIGILTGGGDCPGLNPAIRGCVFAAEKLGCECVGFADGWKGIIENRTLPLNRDITREIIMQGGTMLGTSRTNPYKKEGGVEALKDTFRKNSLDALVAMGGEDTLGVAHRLYKDFQFPVVGVPKTMDNDLSGTDYTFGFDTSVTVAVDALQRLRDTARSHHRIIVLEVMGRHAGWVALFTAIAGAADYVCLPERKVDGEDLARKLKEAYAARKYALVVSSEAVELPALDGGKTQDLDDFGHVILKGRGVGESLAKIIEEKTGIETRHAVIGHIQRGGAPTLFDRILGSRVGAAAAQFACEGRFGVMAALNGDKITPVPLETAVGQLKTVSEQWLKFADSML, via the coding sequence ATGGCTAAACGGATAGGCATTCTCACCGGCGGGGGCGACTGCCCCGGCCTCAACCCCGCCATACGCGGCTGCGTATTCGCGGCGGAAAAGCTGGGCTGCGAGTGCGTCGGCTTCGCCGACGGCTGGAAGGGCATCATAGAAAACCGCACCCTGCCGCTGAACCGCGACATAACGCGCGAAATCATCATGCAGGGCGGCACGATGCTGGGCACCTCGCGCACCAACCCCTATAAGAAGGAAGGCGGGGTGGAGGCGCTCAAGGATACTTTCCGCAAAAACAGCCTGGATGCGCTGGTGGCCATGGGCGGCGAAGACACCCTGGGCGTGGCCCACAGGCTTTACAAGGATTTCCAGTTCCCGGTTGTGGGCGTGCCCAAGACCATGGACAACGACCTCTCCGGCACGGATTACACCTTCGGGTTTGACACCTCCGTTACCGTGGCGGTGGACGCGCTGCAGCGGCTGCGCGACACGGCGCGCAGCCATCACCGCATAATAGTGCTTGAGGTGATGGGCCGCCACGCGGGCTGGGTGGCGCTGTTTACCGCCATAGCCGGCGCGGCGGATTATGTCTGCCTGCCGGAGCGCAAGGTGGACGGAGAGGACCTGGCCAGAAAGCTCAAAGAGGCCTACGCGGCGCGCAAATACGCGCTGGTGGTTTCCAGCGAGGCGGTGGAACTGCCCGCGCTGGACGGCGGCAAAACCCAGGACCTGGACGATTTCGGCCATGTCATTCTGAAGGGCCGCGGCGTGGGAGAGAGCCTTGCCAAAATCATAGAGGAAAAAACCGGCATAGAAACCCGCCATGCCGTAATCGGCCACATACAGCGCGGCGGCGCGCCGACGCTGTTTGACAGGATTCTGGGCTCCCGCGTGGGCGCGGCGGCGGCGCAGTTCGCCTGCGAGGGCAGGTTCGGCGTCATGGCCGCGCTTAACGGCGACAAGATAACGCCCGTCCCGCTGGAAACGGCGGTGGGCCAGCTCAAGACGGTGAGCGAGCAATGGCTTAAATTCGCCGACTCCATGCTCTAA
- a CDS encoding methyl-accepting chemotaxis protein, producing the protein MDTETTIRTGRSCKRHTIIIKKRLQVQYMAMLFMSVLLGFMIMAAEVVWNLSRMMAAHPALVQPLMDEITGAMPVLALKMAIYLGIVLIVASVVSHRMAGPVYKFEKIAALLAEGDLTRDIHLRKGDQLTELQDEFNKMAASLRAKVSGDRRRAQDAAQSLRALAEKCQDPQEKADMEKTASEVARITSEFTV; encoded by the coding sequence ATGGACACCGAAACCACAATCAGGACCGGAAGAAGCTGCAAGCGGCACACCATCATCATCAAGAAAAGGCTGCAGGTGCAGTACATGGCCATGCTGTTTATGAGCGTGCTGCTGGGCTTTATGATAATGGCGGCGGAGGTGGTGTGGAACCTCTCCCGCATGATGGCGGCGCATCCGGCGCTGGTGCAGCCGCTGATGGACGAGATTACCGGCGCGATGCCCGTGCTGGCGCTGAAAATGGCGATATATCTGGGAATCGTGCTGATAGTGGCAAGCGTGGTTTCCCACCGCATGGCCGGGCCGGTGTACAAGTTTGAAAAAATCGCCGCCCTGCTGGCCGAGGGCGACCTGACCCGCGACATCCACCTCAGAAAAGGCGACCAGCTGACCGAATTGCAGGACGAGTTTAACAAAATGGCCGCCTCGCTGCGCGCCAAAGTGTCTGGCGACAGGCGCCGCGCCCAGGACGCCGCGCAGTCGCTGCGCGCGCTGGCCGAAAAATGCCAGGACCCGCAGGAGAAGGCGGATATGGAGAAAACCGCCTCCGAAGTCGCGCGCATAACATCGGAGTTCACGGTATGA
- a CDS encoding glycosyltransferase family 2 protein: protein MKTVVVLPAYNAAKTLERTVKALPPVDEIILVDDCSSDGTYELASGLGIQAFRHDKNRGYGANQKTCYAHALEAGADVVVMVHPDYQYDPRVVSIMTELIRLDICDIVLGNRIRSRDEALKGGMPLYKYIANRCLTIVENLATGQNLGEWHSGLRAYSRKALEAADWRGNSDDFVFDAQMLLKAVGAGLRIGDIPVPAKYFAEASSINFRRSVKYGICSMALLARFVAQSALSSKRKTAGTGRR, encoded by the coding sequence ATGAAAACCGTAGTGGTGCTGCCCGCCTACAACGCCGCGAAAACGCTGGAGCGCACCGTGAAAGCCCTGCCTCCGGTGGACGAAATCATCCTCGTTGACGATTGTTCGTCCGACGGCACCTACGAGCTTGCCTCCGGGCTGGGCATACAAGCGTTCCGCCACGATAAAAACCGCGGCTACGGCGCGAATCAGAAAACCTGTTACGCCCATGCGCTGGAGGCGGGGGCCGACGTGGTGGTGATGGTGCATCCCGATTATCAGTACGACCCGCGCGTGGTTTCCATAATGACCGAGCTTATCCGCCTGGACATCTGCGACATTGTGCTGGGCAACCGCATACGCTCCAGGGACGAGGCGCTCAAAGGCGGAATGCCGCTGTACAAATACATCGCAAACCGCTGCCTCACCATTGTGGAGAATCTGGCCACCGGGCAGAATCTGGGCGAATGGCACAGCGGGCTGCGCGCCTATTCGCGCAAGGCGCTGGAAGCCGCGGACTGGCGGGGCAATTCGGACGATTTTGTCTTTGACGCGCAAATGCTGCTGAAGGCCGTCGGCGCGGGGCTGAGGATAGGCGACATTCCGGTTCCGGCGAAGTACTTCGCGGAAGCCTCGTCAATCAATTTCAGGCGCAGCGTGAAATACGGGATATGCTCAATGGCGCTGCTGGCGCGGTTTGTGGCGCAATCCGCTCTCTCATCAAAACGCAAAACCGCCGGCACCGGCCGGCGGTAG